GCAGCACCAATGCTGATGTCAGAAATCAATGTTCCAAAAGCATCAGGATCCAGGGTATTCTTAACCCTGACGGGAATTGAAGCCGTTTTCGCCGGTTGAATGGTAGCAGGATGAAGAATCTTGGCTCCGAAATAGGCCAACTCAGCTGCTTCATCAAAAGAAAGAGCAGCGATTGGATGGGTATCTTTAACAATCCTTGGATCATTATCATGAAATCCGTCAATGTCGGTCCAGATCTGTACTTCACTGGCATCAACAGCAGCCCCGATCAGTGAAGCCGAATAATCACTTCCTCCCCTTTTCAGATTATCAATTTCACCAAAAACATCTCTGCATATAAATCCCTGGGTAATGAAGATGGAAGTCCCGGGCAATGATGACAGCTCTCTTTCAAGGTTTTGCCTGATATAGAATGTATCCGGTTCCCCATCTCTGTCAATCCGCATAAAATTCAATGCAGGAATTAACTTTGATTCAATTCCACACTCTTCGAGATAAAACTGGAATAATGCAGTCGAGATCAATTCACCCTGGGCAAGGACACATTTTACTTCATTTGCAGTGAAAATATCATAAGCGAAACTTCTCAGGTATTCAAAATGTGACTCGAGTAAATGTAAACTCTTCTGCTTATATTCATCGAAATAATATAGCTGATGAACCACAGTTTTGTATTGATCATGAAGCTTATCAATAGATTGTAATGCTGCTTCATTCTTTTTAGAAGTATAAAAAGCAGCAATCTCCACCAATTGATTGGTTGTTCCGCTCATTGCAGATAATACCACAATTTTGGGTAAATCATCCCGGATAATTAGTGCTGCTACAAGTTTCATCCTTTCCGCAGAACCTACGGAAGTGCCTCCAAATTTCTGGATCAGCATGATCTGTCTGAATTTTTCGCCCTCGACTACTTAAAGGGCCTGTTGATTACTGTATTTATTTCCCGGGTCTTAGTCCATTAATGTCTATCCTGAAGAAATCTTCAGAAACCATTGTCATGATTAAGAAAACTAACATTTAAAAGTACCATATTGTTTCCTGCTGACCGATAAATGACCATCAACATAAGAGAACGTTCAGCTACTGATGCTACATAGAAGGTCTGTCAGACTCAGCAAAACGTACTTTATTGGATCACCAGAGGTATTTTTTGTCTTATATCGGATGAAGAAGCAGCAGCCATTAATAGATAAGTACCCTTAGAAATCACATAGTTACCAATCATGGAATCATACATTCTCAGCCTGGAAACCGGAACTTTTTGTTTGACAATCATTGTTTCTCCGGCCGGAATATGAATCCTGCTGAAACCAACGAGGTACCTGTTCCGGTTGTCGCCAGAGTTTTCAGGTGATTCCACATACAATTGTACGACTTCATCCCCGGATACTTTTCCTTTGTTGGTGACTGGTATGGAAATAGTCAGGGTATCCGTGATATTATAGGATCGCTTGTCTATTTTTATGTTTCCATACGTGAACTCAGTAAAACTCAATCCATGGCCAAATGGGAATAAAGGTTCAGATTTAAAGTACCGGTACGTCCTGTTTTCCATCGAGTAGTTATCAAAAGCCGGAAGGTCTTCAACAGATTTATAAAAGGTGACAGGCAAGCGGCCGGCAGGATTATATTTCCCAAAAATAACATCGGCTACTGCATTTCCACCTTCCTGCCCGGGATACCAGGCTTCAACAATCGCAGGGATATGCTCTTTTGCCCATGGAACAGATAAGGCACTTCCATTGGTGAGAATCAGTACAATTGGTTTCCCGGTTTTAGATAATTCTTCAAGCAGCTTTTGCTGGGATACGGGAATATCCAATGTTGTACGGTCGCCACCGGCAAACCCTTCTACTTTGACATCCATCTCCTCCCCTTCCAGGTTTGGTGAAATCCCCCCAACAAAAACCACCATGTCAGAAATTTTGGCTAATTGAATGGCTTCCTCTTTCAATTTGATGCCAGCTGCATCAACTTCACCTTCCGTGATCCCCTGAAGCCGGCGGCTCAGTATTTCAGGCCTTTCAACACCCTGGGCGTAGCTTATTTTCTGTTTCTTCCCGGCATGTGTTTGAATTCCCCTGAGGATGGTAATGGGTGAGGAAGGAGTGCCATTATAATTTCCTAAAAGAACGGAAGTATCGGCCGCATAAGGCCCAATTACAGCGATTTTACGTATTGAGGAAGAAATGGGCAGGCATTGGTCCTGATTTTTCAAAAGTACAATACTCTCCCTGGCTACTTTGAGTGCCAACTCATGATGTTCTTTTGTGTCATTTTCGACAGGTGAAATGAGAGCATACGGGGTTGAACCGGCAGGATCAAACATGCCTAACCTGAAACGGGCTTCCATCAATCTCTTTACAGCGATATCTATCTCATATTCTGAAATATAACCCAATTCCACGGCTTTAAGCAGGCTTCCATATTCCGGGCCGCAAGCCAGGTCAGTTCCGGCCCTGACTGAGAGACTTGAAGCCTGTTCAGCAGTGGGAACATACTTATGGAAATTATATATATCTGATATTGCCCAACAATCAGAGACCACATATCCCTTGAATCCCCACTTATTCCTCAGATGATCAGCAAATAAGAAACTACTGGCTGAACTGGGTACACCATATACCCTATTATAACAACTCATGACAGAATACACCTTTGCTTCTTTTACCAACACTTCAAAAGCAGGGAGATAAGTATCATAGAGATCTCTTAAAGGAGGCCAGGCATCAAAACGATGTCTCTCCGATTCAGGCCCACTATGAACCGCAAAATGTTTAGCAGTCGCAATTACCTTGAAATATTTCGGGTCATTACCTTGTAAACCGGTGACAAAAGCTTTTCCAATCTCAGCAGTGAGCAGAGGGTCTTCCCCATAGGTCTCCTGTCCCCTTCCCCACCTGGGATCCCTGAAAATATTGATATTAGGCGACCAGAACGTTAACCCCTGGTAGATACCATGCTCATTTTTCAACAGCGCTTCATTATGCTTGGCCCTCGCTTCTGTTGCAATGATGTCTGCCTCTT
This genomic interval from Bacteroidales bacterium contains the following:
- a CDS encoding aspartate kinase — protein: MLIQKFGGTSVGSAERMKLVAALIIRDDLPKIVVLSAMSGTTNQLVEIAAFYTSKKNEAALQSIDKLHDQYKTVVHQLYYFDEYKQKSLHLLESHFEYLRSFAYDIFTANEVKCVLAQGELISTALFQFYLEECGIESKLIPALNFMRIDRDGEPDTFYIRQNLERELSSLPGTSIFITQGFICRDVFGEIDNLKRGGSDYSASLIGAAVDASEVQIWTDIDGFHDNDPRIVKDTHPIAALSFDEAAELAYFGAKILHPATIQPAKTASIPVRVKNTLDPDAFGTLISDISIGAAVKAVAAKDGITAIRIKSGRMLLAYGFLSKIFELFEIYRTPIDMIATSEISVSLTIDDTTNLHRLIADIGKYGTVEIDKDQVIICIVGEGIAGNTNAMRLALEALKEIPVRMISYGGSQNNISILVSSSDKKQALNCLSAKLFSHKDQLS
- a CDS encoding glycoside hydrolase family 3 C-terminal domain-containing protein, yielding MNNAKYFPSLNFIGIIGFLFILQVLGAQEIKPSGVREIFRDPEVSIEKRVNDLVSRMTLEEKVSQMQYTAPAIPRLGIQEYNWWNECLHGVARNGIATVFPQAIGMAATWNTALIKEEADIIATEARAKHNEALLKNEHGIYQGLTFWSPNINIFRDPRWGRGQETYGEDPLLTAEIGKAFVTGLQGNDPKYFKVIATAKHFAVHSGPESERHRFDAWPPLRDLYDTYLPAFEVLVKEAKVYSVMSCYNRVYGVPSSASSFLFADHLRNKWGFKGYVVSDCWAISDIYNFHKYVPTAEQASSLSVRAGTDLACGPEYGSLLKAVELGYISEYEIDIAVKRLMEARFRLGMFDPAGSTPYALISPVENDTKEHHELALKVARESIVLLKNQDQCLPISSSIRKIAVIGPYAADTSVLLGNYNGTPSSPITILRGIQTHAGKKQKISYAQGVERPEILSRRLQGITEGEVDAAGIKLKEEAIQLAKISDMVVFVGGISPNLEGEEMDVKVEGFAGGDRTTLDIPVSQQKLLEELSKTGKPIVLILTNGSALSVPWAKEHIPAIVEAWYPGQEGGNAVADVIFGKYNPAGRLPVTFYKSVEDLPAFDNYSMENRTYRYFKSEPLFPFGHGLSFTEFTYGNIKIDKRSYNITDTLTISIPVTNKGKVSGDEVVQLYVESPENSGDNRNRYLVGFSRIHIPAGETMIVKQKVPVSRLRMYDSMIGNYVISKGTYLLMAAASSSDIRQKIPLVIQ